A segment of the uncultured Methanobrevibacter sp. genome:
ATGGCACAAGGACAACCAATTTTTATTTTACCTGAAGGTACTAACAGGTCTGTCGGTAGAGATGCACAAAGAAATAACATTTTAGCTGGTAAAGTATTAGCTGAAACTGTAAGAACTACTTTAGGTCCAAAAGGAATGGACAAAATGTTAGTTGACGGACTTGGTGACATTGTAGTAACCAACGACGGTGTTACAATCTTAAAAGAAATGGATATTGAACATCCTGCAGCAAAAATGCTCGTAGAAGTAGCAAAAACCCAAGAAGACGAAGTTGGAGATGGAACTACTACTGCAGTAATCATTGCTGGAGAATTATTAAAAAAATCCGAAGCTTTACTTGACTCTGACATTCACCCAACTATCATAGCTATGGGATACAGAAAAGCAGCAGAAAAAGCACAAGAAATCTTAGATGACATCGCAATCGACGATGTAGATTCTGAAACTTTATTAAAAGTAGCTATGACTGCTATGACTGGTAAAGGAACTGAAGCAGCACGTGAACCATTAGCAAAATTAATCGTAAATGCTGTTGAAGCTGTAGCAGACGAAGACGGTGTTGACATTGACAACATTAAAATCGAGAAAAAAGATGGAGCTGTTGTTGAAGAATCCAACTTAGTTGAAGGTGTAATTGTAGACAAAGAAAGAGTACACCCAGGCATGCCTTCTGAAATCAAAGGCGCAAAAATTGCATTAGTCAATGCACCATTAGAAGTTAAAGAAACTGAAATGGACGCTGAAATCACAATCACTGACCCTGCTCAAATGCAAGCATTCATCGAACAAGAAGAAAAAATGGTCAAAGACATGGTTGACAAAGTTGTTGAAGCAGGCGCAAACGTATTATTCGCACAAAAAGGTATCGATGACTTAGCACAACACTACTTATCCAAAGCAGGCGTTTTAGCTGTAAGAAGAGTTAAAAAATCTGACATTGAAAAATTATCCAGAGCTACTGGTGCAAATGTCATTACCAACTTAGATGACTTAACTCCTGAAGACTTAGGTGATGCAGGAATCGTTGAAGAAAGAAAAATCTCCGGCGAAGACATGATCTTTGTAGAAGAATGCAGTGGTGCAAAATCCGTAACATTATTCGTAAGAGGAAGTACCAAACACATCGTTGATGAAATCGTAAGAGCAATCGAAGATGCAATTGGTGTAGTAGCAGCTACCGTAGAAGATGACAAAGTTGTTGCTGGTGGAGGAGCTCCTGAAATCGCAATGGCTAAAAAACTCAAAGACTACGCAGAATCCATTTCTGGAAGAGAACAATTAGCTGTAAACGCATTCGCAGAAGCTTTAGAAATCGTACCAAAAACCTTAGCTGAAAACGCAGGTTTAGACAGCATTGACTCATTAGTAGATTTAAGAGCTGCACAAGAAGACTCCTACTACATGGGATTAGATGTATTTACTGGTGAAGTAGCAGACATGAAAGAAGCTGGCGTAATTGAACCAAAACGTGTCAAAAAACAAGCAATTCAATCTGCATCTGAAGCAGCTGAAATGATTTTAAGAATCGATGACGTAATCGCATCCACCAAAGGCCCTGAAGACATGGGTATGGACCCATCCATGGCTGGCGGAATGCCACCAATGATGTAAATTCAAAGAAATTTTTATAATTTCTTTCTCTTTTTATTTTTTTTATGAAACACAGACTTATTTTTCAATCATCAGTTAATGATGAAGTATTTTATCTAAAAGATATTGTTTTTGTAAAGTTCAATGTCAGACGTAACGGAATTTCCACATCAAAACTCAACGGAGGATATTCCAATAATTTTGAAAGTGTTTTCAATCACCATTTGTCTCAGCAAAACATTGATTATCTTGAAGGCCATGACGTTGAGGATTATCTCATACAGCAGTGCTGGACTTTAAATATTGATTCCAGCCGTACAACAGCTTTAATAACATTGGCCAGAATGAAAAGTACAAGCATTGTGTATAAAACATTTAAAAATATTGAAGTCATAGCGATTACTACTGCCGGAGTTCGAACAAACGCCTCCAGAGCAGGGGATCCCTCATCATACTATGAGGAAAACGGCAAGTTCGGAACTATCAATACTATTATTTTAATTAATGTCCGTTTGGATGAACCGACACTTCTTGAAGCATTTATGACTGCAACTGAAGCTAAAACAGTAGCTATGAATGATTTAAAAATACCTTCCCAGTATTCAAATCATTATGCAACAGGAACCGGAACCGATGGTCTTGCAATATTTTCCAATACTGAATCTGATATTGAAGTGACCAATGCCGGAAAACACTCCAAATTGGGTGAAATGATTGGACAATGCGTCATAGAATCCGTCAAAAAGGCAGTTAAAAAGCAGGTATGGATTTCTCCAAAATCACAGTCAAACGTACTGGTCAGACTAAACAGATATCAGCTGGACATTAATGAGTTCTATGATTCTCTTGACTGTGATAAAAAAGAATTCATTCGCCATCTTCAAAAGGAAATGAAAAAACAGGATAATGTAGCTGTCACTACATCTGTATTAAATTTAATAGATGAGGCTAATTTGGGGCTTGTTAAAAAAGAGGATGCCTTTAATCTGGCAGTTGAAATAAAAGAAAAATGTAATAGTTATCCAATAAAAACATTACTGGAGTATTGGATAAACTATTTTATTCGCTGATTTTGAAATCTTCTATTTGTCCGTTGTCCTGGACTATTTTAGCAATTGACTCTTCTGCAGCAGAGAGTTTATTTTCACAGATTTTAACTAACTGCATTGCATTGTTAAATTCATCAATAGCATCATCGAGAGGCACCTCTCCGTTTTCCAGTTTGTTTACAATTTCTTCCAGTTTCTTTAGACTTTCTTCAAAACTTAAATTTTCCATTATATCACTCTTGTATTTATTGTTCCATCATCAAATTCAACATCAAGCTTATCTCCTGATTTAACATCTTTTGCAGAAGATATGACTTTGCCGTCCACTTTTGTCAGGGTGTATCCTCTTTTCAATGTTAAAAGAGGATTTAGTATAGTTAGCTTATCAACATTTCTCAAATAAGGTTCTCTTTTCATTCTGATTATTTCATCAGGATTTTTCAAAACATTTTTGTTTTCAAGTTCGTTTAGTTTGTTTCTGTTTTTTGTTATGATGCTTTTGGATGTGAGTTCCAGCCGGGTAACCAAATTGTCCAGTGTCATTGCCTTAATTTCATAGATTGATTCGGGATTTTTCAGAATCTGCTTTTGTGAAAGATTATTCAGGAGGGTTCTGTTGTGATGTATCATGTCATTCATGCTCTTGTTCAATCTTCCTGACAGCTGACTGATTTTGTATTTGACTTCATTAATGTCTGGAACTGCAATCATTGCCGCTCCTGTCGGTGTCGGTGCCCTTTCATCTGCAACAAAATCGGAAATGGTAAAGTCGACTTCGTGACCTACCGCACTTATAACCGGAATTTCACATCCATATATGGCTCTTGCAACAATTTCCTCATTAAAAGGCCATAAGTCTTCAATGCTTCCTCCTCCACGTCCGACAATCAATGTATCAATGTCAAAGTTCTGTGCATTTTTTATCTGGCGTACTATTTGAGGGCCGGCCTGGTCTCCCTGAACTAAAGTTGAAAAGACCAGTATTTCACAATAAGGGTATCTTTTTTTAATTGTAGTGATAATGTCTCTTATTGCCGCACCGGTTTGCGCTGTAACGACTCCTATTCTTTTAGGATATTTCGGTATCTCTTTTTTATGATCATCATCAAACAGACCTTCAGCTTCAAGTTTCTTTTTAAGCTGCTCAAAAGCTACATGCAGATTTCCAACGCCGTCTTCAGTCATGGTTGTGGCATACAGCTGATATTTGCCGTCTCTTTCATAGACTTCAATTTTACCTTTAATTATTACTTTCATACCGTTTTCCGGTGTGAATTTGAGAGAACTTTTCCTGCCTTTAAACATTACTGCAGGAATTTGTGATTTTTCATCTTTTAAGGTAAAATAACTGTGTCCACTTCTGTGAGCATTGTAATTGGATATTTCTCCTCTGATGTAAATGTTTTTCAGCTTGCGGTCGAATTTCAGCTTTTTGTTGATGTATGCATTAATCTGAGATACTGTATAACAATCTTCTTCCATACATTCACCTTAAATTCAATGTTGTTATTATGATGTATCAAATAAATACAATTTGCTATTTTCAGACCAATTTTTCTTTAAATTTAGGCAATCTATTTAAAATTGATTGTACAATATAATCGTAGGTGACATTTATGAGAATTAAAGATGAATTAATTGGTAAAGAAGTTTTGGATTCCGAAATTCAAATAGCCGGTAAAGTTTTTGATGTTGTGATGGATAAGGATACTTATGAAGTTACTGATTTGGTAGTTAAAAAAACAGGATTTTCCGAACAGCTTAAATCAAGTGAAGATGTTGTTCCTATTGAGCTTGTTAAAGTAATCGGGGATAAAATAATACTTAAAGGCGTAGATGATTTATAATGGTTTCTAAAGAACAATTAATTGATTTATTAAAAGAAAATGAGGTTTTTCTTGAAGGAGATTTTACTTTATCTTCCGGAAAGAAAAGCAATTATTACATTAACATGAAAAAGGCAATCACAGAGCCTAAAATCCTTTCAACTATTTCTAAATTAATCACTGAAAAAATTAATGATGATGAAATCGATAAAGTTGCAGGTCCTGCTTTAGGTGCTGTTCCGATTGCAACAGCTGTTTCACTCGAATCAGAATTGCCTTTATTAATGATTAGAAAAGAAAAAAAGGGATACGGCACTTCAAAACTCATTGAAGGTGAGTTGAATGAAGGTGACAGTGTTATTGTTGTTGAAGATGTTTCCACTACTGGAGGATCTTTGTTAAAAGCAATCAAAGCTATTCAGGAAAATGGAGGAAATGTAAAAAGAGCTTTTGTAGTTGTTGACAGACAGGAA
Coding sequences within it:
- the thsA gene encoding thermosome subunit alpha, which gives rise to MAQGQPIFILPEGTNRSVGRDAQRNNILAGKVLAETVRTTLGPKGMDKMLVDGLGDIVVTNDGVTILKEMDIEHPAAKMLVEVAKTQEDEVGDGTTTAVIIAGELLKKSEALLDSDIHPTIIAMGYRKAAEKAQEILDDIAIDDVDSETLLKVAMTAMTGKGTEAAREPLAKLIVNAVEAVADEDGVDIDNIKIEKKDGAVVEESNLVEGVIVDKERVHPGMPSEIKGAKIALVNAPLEVKETEMDAEITITDPAQMQAFIEQEEKMVKDMVDKVVEAGANVLFAQKGIDDLAQHYLSKAGVLAVRRVKKSDIEKLSRATGANVITNLDDLTPEDLGDAGIVEERKISGEDMIFVEECSGAKSVTLFVRGSTKHIVDEIVRAIEDAIGVVAATVEDDKVVAGGGAPEIAMAKKLKDYAESISGREQLAVNAFAEALEIVPKTLAENAGLDSIDSLVDLRAAQEDSYYMGLDVFTGEVADMKEAGVIEPKRVKKQAIQSASEAAEMILRIDDVIASTKGPEDMGMDPSMAGGMPPMM
- a CDS encoding adenosylcobinamide amidohydrolase — protein: MKHRLIFQSSVNDEVFYLKDIVFVKFNVRRNGISTSKLNGGYSNNFESVFNHHLSQQNIDYLEGHDVEDYLIQQCWTLNIDSSRTTALITLARMKSTSIVYKTFKNIEVIAITTAGVRTNASRAGDPSSYYEENGKFGTINTIILINVRLDEPTLLEAFMTATEAKTVAMNDLKIPSQYSNHYATGTGTDGLAIFSNTESDIEVTNAGKHSKLGEMIGQCVIESVKKAVKKQVWISPKSQSNVLVRLNRYQLDINEFYDSLDCDKKEFIRHLQKEMKKQDNVAVTTSVLNLIDEANLGLVKKEDAFNLAVEIKEKCNSYPIKTLLEYWINYFIR
- a CDS encoding exodeoxyribonuclease VII small subunit; this encodes MENLSFEESLKKLEEIVNKLENGEVPLDDAIDEFNNAMQLVKICENKLSAAEESIAKIVQDNGQIEDFKISE
- the xseA gene encoding exodeoxyribonuclease VII large subunit, which gives rise to MEEDCYTVSQINAYINKKLKFDRKLKNIYIRGEISNYNAHRSGHSYFTLKDEKSQIPAVMFKGRKSSLKFTPENGMKVIIKGKIEVYERDGKYQLYATTMTEDGVGNLHVAFEQLKKKLEAEGLFDDDHKKEIPKYPKRIGVVTAQTGAAIRDIITTIKKRYPYCEILVFSTLVQGDQAGPQIVRQIKNAQNFDIDTLIVGRGGGSIEDLWPFNEEIVARAIYGCEIPVISAVGHEVDFTISDFVADERAPTPTGAAMIAVPDINEVKYKISQLSGRLNKSMNDMIHHNRTLLNNLSQKQILKNPESIYEIKAMTLDNLVTRLELTSKSIITKNRNKLNELENKNVLKNPDEIIRMKREPYLRNVDKLTILNPLLTLKRGYTLTKVDGKVISSAKDVKSGDKLDVEFDDGTINTRVI
- a CDS encoding PRC-barrel domain-containing protein, with translation MRIKDELIGKEVLDSEIQIAGKVFDVVMDKDTYEVTDLVVKKTGFSEQLKSSEDVVPIELVKVIGDKIILKGVDDL
- the pyrE gene encoding orotate phosphoribosyltransferase, with the translated sequence MVSKEQLIDLLKENEVFLEGDFTLSSGKKSNYYINMKKAITEPKILSTISKLITEKINDDEIDKVAGPALGAVPIATAVSLESELPLLMIRKEKKGYGTSKLIEGELNEGDSVIVVEDVSTTGGSLLKAIKAIQENGGNVKRAFVVVDRQEGAIEEFEKAGITLEPLITVNEFFD